The proteins below come from a single Nocardiopsis gilva YIM 90087 genomic window:
- a CDS encoding serine/threonine-protein kinase → MSSIEKPEAERQDQPLEPARPSTLEARPQERVLKGRYQLLEEVARGGVGTVWRATDLVLDREVAVKELRLPTDLSTAERESLLQRTTREARVAARLTHPGVVTVLDVVDEDDRPWIVMEFINARTLDGVIKLAGPLPYQRVAEIGLQLIEALKIAHDEGIVHRDVKPDNVMISDSGRVVLTDFGLAAWTGESALSSSGRIIGSPSYIPPERAKAGPVGPESDLWSLGATLYAAVEGHPPYDRKGYIRILKGVELEEPPAATNAGPLAPVLAGLLHVKPTDRLTHDNATKMLRIAALAPWAPETSPETAKNTAETGAQPVIPAQSENDQNESAREHFRQGAQALRNTLHESMSESMSHLQERLQRHRPESVSHMLTSIRESTDTLGLTSSGKHRNSTLLPVAAAVILGVAVLVAFVVWMLVSR, encoded by the coding sequence GTGTCCTCCATCGAGAAGCCCGAAGCAGAGCGGCAGGACCAGCCGCTGGAGCCCGCACGCCCGAGCACGCTTGAGGCCCGTCCGCAGGAGCGGGTCCTCAAGGGGCGGTACCAGCTCCTGGAAGAGGTCGCCCGCGGCGGTGTCGGAACCGTCTGGCGCGCCACCGACCTGGTCCTCGACCGCGAGGTCGCGGTCAAGGAGCTGCGGCTGCCCACGGACCTGAGCACCGCGGAACGCGAATCACTGCTGCAGCGCACGACGCGCGAGGCCCGGGTGGCCGCACGGCTGACCCACCCGGGCGTCGTCACCGTGCTCGATGTCGTGGACGAGGACGATCGCCCGTGGATCGTCATGGAGTTCATCAACGCCCGGACGCTCGACGGCGTCATCAAACTCGCCGGTCCACTGCCCTACCAGCGCGTGGCCGAGATCGGCCTGCAGCTGATCGAGGCGTTGAAGATCGCGCACGACGAGGGCATCGTGCACCGCGACGTCAAGCCCGACAACGTGATGATCAGCGACAGCGGGCGCGTCGTGCTCACCGACTTCGGCCTGGCGGCGTGGACGGGTGAGTCCGCGCTGAGCAGCTCCGGTCGGATCATCGGCTCGCCCTCCTACATCCCGCCGGAACGCGCCAAGGCGGGGCCCGTGGGACCGGAGTCGGACCTGTGGTCGCTGGGCGCCACGCTCTACGCGGCGGTCGAGGGGCACCCGCCCTACGACCGCAAGGGCTACATCCGCATCCTGAAGGGCGTGGAGCTGGAGGAGCCGCCCGCGGCGACCAACGCCGGCCCGCTGGCCCCGGTACTGGCCGGGCTGCTGCACGTCAAGCCCACCGACCGGCTCACCCACGACAATGCCACCAAGATGCTGCGCATCGCGGCCCTGGCCCCGTGGGCACCGGAGACCAGCCCGGAGACCGCCAAGAACACGGCCGAGACCGGTGCGCAGCCGGTCATCCCGGCCCAGTCCGAGAACGACCAGAACGAATCGGCCCGCGAACACTTCCGCCAGGGCGCACAGGCGCTGCGCAACACCCTGCACGAGTCGATGTCGGAGAGCATGTCCCACCTGCAGGAGCGCCTGCAGCGCCACCGGCCCGAGTCGGTGAGCCACATGCTCACCTCGATCCGCGAGTCCACCGACACGCTGGGCCTGACCAGCTCGGGCAAGCACCGCAACAGCACCCTCCTGCCGGTGGCCGCGGCCGTCATCCTGGGCGTCGCCGTCCTGGTCGCCTTCGTGGTGTGGATGCTGGTGTCGAGGTAG
- a CDS encoding M16 family metallopeptidase, producing MLQTRPEPGAAQPYTFPKPQRLQVGGGSVIAIDVPGQSFAAIRLIQPAGGAAEPLDRMGVATLTGEVLEDGIHGNSSLAPALERHGAEWVSRVSWDAFVTGVDAPVNRITDATALFAEAVRTPALRADDVLRRREQLLERFWLDVSQPSTLASRAVGGQLFTGRYATPLNGGPVRLADVTPEIVAEFHASSIAGVAGTLVVVGDLSDVDLEALGRTVFGDATPTAPEPVTAPERAAGEFPRILLLNRPDSVQSAIFMAHHAPSRSAIDLPRAEGMSDVLGGMFTSRLNMKLREELGYTYGVGCRFDLRRDSGVFCISTQVEAPTTAHSITASLEEIDKLRTGGVTEGELSAVRESNTVGLPVTYSTARSLAYAMVEMVVHDLPEDHVDRLRAGFERVTAEDLRQAAVDYLHPDQLVAVVVGDAGQLEKPLRETGVGPVEVRDPETLWT from the coding sequence ATGCTGCAGACCCGTCCCGAGCCCGGCGCCGCCCAGCCCTACACCTTCCCCAAGCCGCAGCGACTCCAGGTCGGCGGGGGAAGCGTGATCGCCATCGACGTGCCCGGCCAGTCCTTCGCCGCGATCCGCCTCATCCAGCCGGCGGGCGGCGCCGCCGAACCCCTCGACCGCATGGGCGTGGCCACCCTCACCGGTGAGGTGCTCGAAGACGGCATCCACGGCAACAGCTCCCTGGCCCCGGCCCTGGAGCGCCACGGCGCAGAATGGGTATCGCGCGTGAGCTGGGACGCCTTCGTCACCGGCGTGGACGCCCCGGTCAACCGGATCACCGACGCCACCGCGCTGTTCGCCGAGGCCGTGCGCACCCCGGCGCTGCGCGCCGACGATGTCCTGCGCCGCCGCGAGCAGCTGCTGGAGCGGTTCTGGCTGGACGTCTCCCAGCCCTCGACCCTGGCCAGCCGCGCTGTCGGCGGGCAGCTGTTCACCGGCCGGTACGCCACCCCGCTCAACGGCGGTCCGGTGCGCCTCGCCGACGTCACACCTGAGATCGTCGCGGAGTTTCACGCCTCCTCCATCGCCGGTGTCGCCGGGACTCTCGTGGTCGTCGGGGACCTGTCCGACGTCGACCTGGAGGCGCTCGGCCGCACGGTGTTCGGCGACGCCACCCCGACGGCACCGGAGCCGGTGACCGCGCCGGAGCGGGCCGCCGGCGAGTTCCCGCGGATCCTCCTGCTGAACCGTCCCGACTCGGTGCAGTCGGCGATCTTCATGGCGCACCACGCGCCGTCGCGCTCCGCGATCGACCTGCCCCGGGCCGAGGGCATGAGCGACGTCCTGGGCGGCATGTTCACCTCCCGGCTGAACATGAAGCTGCGCGAGGAGCTGGGCTACACCTACGGCGTCGGGTGCCGGTTCGACCTGCGCCGCGACAGCGGGGTGTTCTGCATCAGCACCCAGGTCGAGGCGCCCACCACCGCCCACTCGATCACGGCGTCACTGGAGGAGATCGACAAGCTGCGGACGGGCGGGGTCACCGAGGGCGAGCTGTCGGCCGTGCGGGAGTCCAACACCGTCGGGCTTCCGGTGACCTACTCCACCGCGCGCAGCCTCGCCTACGCCATGGTGGAGATGGTGGTGCACGACCTGCCCGAGGACCACGTCGACCGGCTGCGCGCCGGGTTCGAGCGGGTCACCGCCGAGGACCTGCGCCAGGCCGCTGTCGACTACCTGCACCCGGACCAGCTCGTCGCCGTCGTGGTGGGCGACGCCGGACAGCTGGAGAAGCCGCTGCGCGAGACCGGTGTCGGGCCGGTCGAGGTGCGCGACCCCGAGACGCTGTGGACCTGA
- the bcp gene encoding thioredoxin-dependent thiol peroxidase: protein MSDSTVRLQPGDDAPDFTLSDADGNPVTLSELLKSTGKRVVLYFYPAAMTPGCTTQACDFRDNLRDFDAAGLTVLGISPDTTDKLAKFRDKEGLTFPLLGDPDKDVLRAYGAFGEKKNYGKVVQGVIRSTLVIDPDGKVEKAFYNVKATGHVDRIKRELGV, encoded by the coding sequence GTGAGCGACTCAACCGTCCGCCTGCAGCCTGGCGACGACGCCCCCGACTTCACCCTCAGCGACGCTGACGGCAACCCCGTCACCCTCAGCGAGCTGCTGAAGTCCACCGGCAAGCGTGTCGTGCTGTACTTCTACCCCGCGGCCATGACGCCCGGCTGCACCACCCAGGCCTGCGACTTCCGCGACAACCTCCGCGACTTCGACGCCGCCGGGCTCACCGTCCTCGGTATCTCCCCCGACACCACGGACAAACTCGCCAAGTTCCGCGACAAGGAGGGCCTGACCTTCCCCCTCCTCGGCGACCCCGACAAGGACGTCCTGCGCGCCTACGGCGCGTTCGGCGAGAAGAAGAACTACGGCAAGGTCGTCCAGGGCGTCATCCGCTCCACCCTGGTCATCGACCCCGACGGCAAGGTCGAGAAGGCGTTCTACAACGTGAAGGCCACCGGCCACGTCGACCGCATCAAGCGCGAACTCGGGGTGTAG